TCTACCAACTTGCAGCTTAATATCTTTTACCACGGTTTCTTGTTCTTCCGGGGGATATTTGTAAGCTACCGCCCAGCGCGGTGTTTTGGCCGTAACGCCCAGTTTTTCACGATATTGTAAATTGTTTATCTTGATTACCGCTCCGTCGATCATGTAAGGCAAGCTGGCACGCCGCGTGGCAATCTTTTCTACACATTCCCAAATTTTGGCGAAATCGCTGTGCGCAAATGATGAATACACCACTGGGAATCCTTCATTACAAATATAAAATAAGCTTTCGTCATGGGTGGTAAATGTAATGCCTTCAACCCGCTGAATGTTGAACGCGAAAAATGACAGGTTGCGATCTCGGGTTATGCGCGGGTCCAATTGGCGCAAAGATCCGGCCGCCGCGTTGCGAGGATTGGCAAACGGCTTCAGCCCTGCCGCCAACTGAGCTTTATTCAAAGCTGCAAAATTTTCTTTGTTTAAATATATCTCCGCCCGCACTTCTAAATACGGCAAAGGTTTTTGTAACTTCAGCGGCAGGCTTTTGATCTGTTTCAGGTTTTCCGTTATCTCTTCGCCGACTAGACCGTCACCTCGGGTAGAGCCGCGTACAAACACACCATTCTCATATTCGAGCGACACGGACAGGCCGTCAATTTTTTCTTCGACCACCAGTTCTGCCCCCACCGGCAACTGTTCTTGCATACGCTCAACGGCTTCTTGCAACTCTTCCCGGCTGAAAACGTCGCGTAAACTCTGCATTGGAACAATGTGAGTAAGTTTGCGGAATTTTTCTGATGCTCGGCCACCGACTTTGACGGTCGGCGAATCAGTAGTCATATATTCCGGATGAGCTGTTTCCAGTTCTTCAAGGCGGCGCAACATGGCATCATAGCTATAATCAGAGATGATTGGGCTGTCTTCCACATAATATAAATTGTTATGGAAATTGAGCTCAGCTCGCAACTCGGTTATTTCTCTTAGTTCAGGTGATGCTGTCTTGTCAAGTTTGGCCAAGGCAGCCGCAACAGCCTCTTTAAGCTTTTTTTCCGGTTCCACGGTCGCGGCTAAGTCGGGTCGGTCGATGTCGGTATCGGCACCCTCTACTGCTGCACCGGGTGCTTGTGCTTGCAGCTCCGGCTTTACGGCAATAGTCGAATCATTCGCCAAATTCCCCGTGTCTTCATCAGCTGCATGATCGTAACCGATTGCGTCCACATCCGCCCACAAATCAAGTTGAACTTGCCGCGGTTTCATCATAATTCCTCAGTTGAATAAGGGTCATATTCGCTTAGAATTTCTTTCAACAACGCTACCTCTTCCGAGGTCAACGAAACGCCTTTGCCCATCTTAGAATGATCCGGCGACCAGTCACGAATATCAAGTTTAGGTTTCGCCCCGTTCCAGCTGACCACATTTACTTCCCGGGCCCATTTTCCCTGCCCGCCTGACAATGTTTCGATATGCTTTTTAATCTCAAATGTAAACTCTTTTTTTTCAGGCATATTAATAACCTCTCTATGCTAAAATAATATATACGATAATCCTAGTGTATCATTATCAAAAAAGCAATATTTATTATACAGGTAAAACGCCAATGCCGTACTTGGAAATTTTAATTGTCGGAGCTGTCCTTTCGGCCGGGCTAACTTTACTTTGGCTTAACGTTGAACCGCGTCGGCTGGAAATAGATTGTTTTAATCTGTCTGACCTTACCAAATTGTCTCGCAAAACCATCTTCAACGTAGCCGCTGCGCCCGAAAGAACAATCAAAACTAGCAATTCAGCCAATGCATCTGACTGCATCCGACTGCGTCCGACTTTGCGGATCGCCTTTTTTTCAGACTGGCACGCCGGTTACATGCTGGTACCGCAACAAAAAATAACTGCTGCCGCCACTTTACTAGCGCAGGAAGCCGACCTTTGCGTTTTTGCCGGAGATTTGGCCAATTCCGCGCGTTTTTATGCCGAAGGGCTAGCCGATCTGGCTCTGATAAGCAAAATAATGCAGCGGTACGATGTCCCTTGCTTGGCGGTGCGCGGTAACCACGACGCGGGCTTGACAGCGGCGGATTTCGCTGCGGCCGGCTTCCGTTTATTATGCAATGATTCGCTTGCTTTCAGTCTTACCGACGGCCATCCTTTCCTCATTTTCGGGGCGGATGATTACCGTTTAAGTCACGGCACAGCACTGAACTTCGCTCTTACCTCAAACCCATCTTTTATAGCTGACTTGCCTATTCATTCCGGTCATTCCGGTCATTCCGCCAAAGAAACCTCAAATGTGATAGACAACAATGTCACTACTCTTCTGATTGCCCACAATCCAGACAGTATTTTGGCCATGACTGAACCGCCGAATTATATGATCGCCGGGCATTTTCACGGCGGTCAGATATACATGCCGTGGCATTTGGAATTTAAGCTGCTTCGTCACGAGGTTTTGGGTCGTCACGGCCTAATCCGCGGCGTTCACATTTGGCAGAAGAGCAAACTTTTTATCAGCCGCGGTGTCGGGTGCGTATGTCTGCCATGGCGGTTTCTTTCGCGCCCTGAGTTTTCGCTGTTGGAAATCAACTTACCAGCAGAGTTAACGCCGGAAGCCAAGGCTAGTATGACCAAGTTGACCATGCCAGTTAAAGATTAGGCGAAGTGTGGAAATTATATAATGCAGAATCCGATCGAGCGTAGCAAACTCGGCAGACGCAATATCCTGATTGGCACATGTTTTGATCAGCCATGGTTTCCGCACGCAAATGCCGCCGCCAAAATTTAAAATAAGTCTTTGCGTTTTAATATATAGGCAACGAGACAGCACAAGACTACCGTGCCAGCCAAAATTATCAACAACCCGTAAGGGGATTCGGTAAAAGGCAAAACCACATTCATGCCGAATAAGCCAAAAACGATGTTGGGGATAGCCATGACCAGGGTAATCGATGTCAGAATTTTCATAACAATATTTAAATTGTTTGAAATCACTGAGGCAAACGCATCCATTGTTCCTGATAAGATAGAGCTGTAAATATTGCACATCTCCATAGCTTGTTTATTTTCGATAATAACATCTTCTAACAAATCGCGATCGTCTTGATAATTGGTAATATATTTATATTTTAAAAGTTTTTCCAGTAGCATTTCATTAGAGCGTAAAGCAGTCGAGAAGAAAACCAAGCTTTTTTCTAGAGCCAACATATCAATCAGTTCTTTATTGCGCATGGAAACGTGCAATTCCCTTTCTACTTGGTTGGAAAGTTTGTCAATCGTGCGCAGTGATTGAAGAAATTTCGTAGCGTTGCGGTAAAGTATTTGCAGCACA
This is a stretch of genomic DNA from Mageeibacillus indolicus UPII9-5. It encodes these proteins:
- the ligA gene encoding NAD-dependent DNA ligase LigA, whose protein sequence is MMKPRQVQLDLWADVDAIGYDHAADEDTGNLANDSTIAVKPELQAQAPGAAVEGADTDIDRPDLAATVEPEKKLKEAVAAALAKLDKTASPELREITELRAELNFHNNLYYVEDSPIISDYSYDAMLRRLEELETAHPEYMTTDSPTVKVGGRASEKFRKLTHIVPMQSLRDVFSREELQEAVERMQEQLPVGAELVVEEKIDGLSVSLEYENGVFVRGSTRGDGLVGEEITENLKQIKSLPLKLQKPLPYLEVRAEIYLNKENFAALNKAQLAAGLKPFANPRNAAAGSLRQLDPRITRDRNLSFFAFNIQRVEGITFTTHDESLFYICNEGFPVVYSSFAHSDFAKIWECVEKIATRRASLPYMIDGAVIKINNLQYREKLGVTAKTPRWAVAYKYPPEEQETVVKDIKLQVGRTGKITPLAVLEPVMVDGSCVSSATLHNADYIKAKDIRVGDTVLIAKAGDVIPAIQKVVLDRRPLKAKPFVMPDKCPVCGEKLIRRKENEVDLRCGNLSCPAQVFRRLLHMVAKDALDIADLGPAVLARLQEAGLINELSDIFRLAAYRPEMLNLPGFQQKSVDNLLNEIEKAKVKPLDRFIVALGIDYVGVVAAKKLAVAFRKGGLSALAAADIETLLSVETIGQTAAQSIIDFFKRPTTVALLQAWQELGVKPASPPLIEENGVWQGKIFAVTGTLENYKRSEVKQLIEARGGTVANTVSSKIFAVIAGEKAGGKLAKAKELGIPVWSETDFAAKLSSMAK
- a CDS encoding YdbC family protein, which produces MPEKKEFTFEIKKHIETLSGGQGKWAREVNVVSWNGAKPKLDIRDWSPDHSKMGKGVSLTSEEVALLKEILSEYDPYSTEEL
- a CDS encoding metallophosphoesterase, which codes for MPYLEILIVGAVLSAGLTLLWLNVEPRRLEIDCFNLSDLTKLSRKTIFNVAAAPERTIKTSNSANASDCIRLRPTLRIAFFSDWHAGYMLVPQQKITAAATLLAQEADLCVFAGDLANSARFYAEGLADLALISKIMQRYDVPCLAVRGNHDAGLTAADFAAAGFRLLCNDSLAFSLTDGHPFLIFGADDYRLSHGTALNFALTSNPSFIADLPIHSGHSGHSAKETSNVIDNNVTTLLIAHNPDSILAMTEPPNYMIAGHFHGGQIYMPWHLEFKLLRHEVLGRHGLIRGVHIWQKSKLFISRGVGCVCLPWRFLSRPEFSLLEINLPAELTPEAKASMTKLTMPVKD
- a CDS encoding magnesium transporter CorA family protein, which produces MLEIYKTVDDTLTEIPTFEEGIWLNMVNPTPEEITLVEEKLAVNPDFIRVALDDDERAHTEREDDQTLIIVDTPFWDTERKMYSTMPLAIIITPQAFLTVCLREATVLNDFTKTKVKHFYTQYKARFVLQILYRNATKFLQSLRTIDKLSNQVERELHVSMRNKELIDMLALEKSLVFFSTALRSNEMLLEKLLKYKYITNYQDDRDLLEDVIIENKQAMEMCNIYSSILSGTMDAFASVISNNLNIVMKILTSITLVMAIPNIVFGLFGMNVVLPFTESPYGLLIILAGTVVLCCLVAYILKRKDLF